A section of the Anabaena cylindrica PCC 7122 genome encodes:
- a CDS encoding esterase/lipase family protein, which produces MNTEQQLRHPVLLVHGINDTGAVFNKMAFYLRQRGWSVYTLDLLPNNGSEVLDKLAQQVADYVAATFAPEQPFDLLGFSMGGIVSRYYIQRLGGIDRVKRFITISSPHRGTMMAYASWLPGCVQMRPASSLLQNLNSDVEMLKQLNFTSIWTPYDLMIVPAKSSQISLGNEVILPVAFHPWMLTDNRTLAIVAEALTQPINSAS; this is translated from the coding sequence ATGAACACTGAACAGCAACTGCGCCATCCTGTTTTATTAGTACATGGTATTAATGACACAGGCGCAGTTTTTAATAAAATGGCGTTTTACCTCAGACAAAGAGGTTGGTCGGTTTACACCCTAGATTTGTTGCCTAATAATGGATCTGAGGTTCTGGATAAGTTAGCACAGCAGGTAGCTGATTATGTAGCCGCTACTTTTGCACCAGAACAACCATTTGATTTACTAGGCTTTAGCATGGGTGGAATTGTCAGTCGCTATTACATCCAACGCTTGGGGGGAATAGATAGAGTAAAGCGTTTTATCACCATATCATCTCCTCATCGAGGAACTATGATGGCTTACGCTTCTTGGCTTCCGGGTTGTGTGCAAATGCGTCCCGCTAGTTCTTTGCTTCAGAATTTAAATTCTGATGTCGAGATGTTAAAACAGTTAAATTTTACATCTATATGGACACCTTATGATTTAATGATTGTACCTGCTAAAAGTTCACAAATCTCATTAGGTAATGAAGTTATTTTACCAGTTGCATTCCACCCTTGGATGTTAACAGATAATCGAACTCTAGCAATAGTAGCAGAAGCATTAACACAACCAATTAATTCCGCATCATAG
- a CDS encoding 16S rRNA (uracil(1498)-N(3))-methyltransferase produces the protein MSQLQRITIQPFQLQQGQISFTPQQQHYLLRVLRLQEGDKFIAMDGMGKWWLAQVAGDQGQVLEALQVETELPVSITLMLALPKGNGFDDVVRCCTELGVACIVPILSDRTLLNPSPQKLERWRRIAAEAAEQSERSFIPTILEPIAFTKAINECEANQRFICEARGHYLHLSKVIDNNLSREIAIATGPEGGWTDQEIAIAQEAEFQPISLGRRILRAVTAPMVAVSLIAAACEL, from the coding sequence ATGTCTCAACTCCAACGCATTACTATTCAGCCTTTCCAACTCCAACAAGGACAAATTTCATTTACACCCCAACAACAACATTATTTATTGCGGGTTCTGCGCTTGCAGGAGGGAGATAAATTTATTGCCATGGATGGCATGGGTAAATGGTGGTTAGCGCAGGTAGCAGGGGATCAGGGACAGGTTTTAGAAGCATTACAAGTAGAAACAGAGTTACCTGTATCTATAACTTTGATGCTGGCTTTACCGAAAGGAAATGGTTTTGATGATGTTGTCCGGTGTTGTACAGAGTTGGGTGTAGCTTGTATTGTACCAATTTTGAGCGATCGCACTTTACTCAATCCTAGTCCTCAAAAACTTGAACGCTGGCGACGCATTGCCGCCGAAGCAGCGGAACAATCAGAGCGTTCTTTTATCCCCACAATATTAGAACCTATAGCTTTTACTAAGGCTATCAATGAATGTGAAGCTAATCAGCGTTTTATTTGTGAAGCGCGTGGTCACTATCTACATTTATCAAAGGTAATAGATAATAACTTATCTAGAGAAATTGCGATCGCTACAGGCCCAGAAGGAGGATGGACAGATCAAGAAATTGCGATCGCACAAGAAGCAGAATTTCAGCCTATTTCCCTTGGTCGTCGCATCCTCCGGGCAGTCACCGCACCAATGGTTGCTGTATCATTAATTGCGGCTGCTTGTGAACTATAA
- a CDS encoding tetratricopeptide repeat protein — MLEEVVAAFERKDYQTAATLLKPLLKESPENPWVQLYLGRLHEVSGKRQQAEKIYRQLLRVTSHNKILAQARQGLQRLEEIKQEEKQRAISQATAEPTNTEQGILILEPISNELKTIAAPKLAQIMQIDPYTARLILPSRSWRVYRNGKVGELQFYGKQIQQAGIPCFWLTLPQIQQIQVFQVQYFSELQPKPTVICRNAENQLGSFSFHWSEVTDRVIGLLPIFEQVVDVNARRQLERKTQTQDYAQFCDLHLPNRNSILRIYDQGYEYQQGLEITPQANQNTIRINWNSLINWVEHQLPQVKIWSDFKSFGETVLDQSEMLNKIPSHIHLFRREKSNWDSAFHLYSGIVFLKKASTNSQGMEIKTKF; from the coding sequence ATGCTGGAAGAAGTCGTCGCTGCCTTTGAACGCAAAGACTATCAAACCGCAGCCACATTACTCAAACCCCTACTCAAAGAATCCCCAGAAAATCCTTGGGTACAACTTTATCTAGGTCGCTTGCATGAAGTGTCTGGAAAGCGTCAGCAAGCAGAAAAAATTTATCGTCAACTACTACGAGTAACAAGCCATAACAAAATCTTGGCTCAAGCACGTCAAGGTTTGCAGCGCCTAGAAGAAATCAAGCAAGAAGAAAAACAAAGAGCTATTTCCCAAGCCACAGCAGAACCAACTAACACCGAACAGGGAATATTAATATTAGAACCCATTAGTAACGAACTCAAAACCATAGCTGCGCCAAAACTAGCTCAGATTATGCAGATAGACCCCTACACAGCTAGATTAATACTACCAAGTCGCAGTTGGAGAGTATACCGCAACGGAAAAGTGGGCGAACTTCAATTTTATGGCAAACAGATACAACAGGCAGGAATTCCATGTTTCTGGCTGACACTTCCACAAATTCAGCAAATTCAAGTATTTCAAGTTCAATATTTTTCAGAATTGCAACCAAAACCTACAGTGATTTGTCGCAATGCAGAAAATCAACTTGGTTCGTTCAGTTTTCACTGGTCAGAAGTCACAGATAGAGTTATTGGGCTATTACCAATTTTTGAACAGGTTGTAGATGTAAACGCCCGTCGTCAACTAGAACGCAAAACCCAAACTCAAGACTATGCCCAATTCTGTGATTTACATTTACCTAACAGAAATAGCATCTTGCGAATTTATGACCAAGGCTATGAATATCAGCAAGGTTTAGAAATTACGCCCCAAGCCAATCAAAATACAATTAGAATCAACTGGAATAGTTTGATCAACTGGGTTGAACATCAACTACCACAAGTCAAAATTTGGTCAGATTTTAAATCTTTTGGAGAAACAGTATTAGATCAATCAGAAATGCTGAATAAAATTCCCTCTCACATTCACTTATTCCGACGAGAAAAAAGCAATTGGGATTCAGCATTTCACTTATACAGTGGAATTGTATTTCTTAAAAAGGCATCAACAAATTCACAGGGCATGGAAATCAAAACAAAATTTTAG
- the gatB gene encoding Asp-tRNA(Asn)/Glu-tRNA(Gln) amidotransferase subunit GatB, with protein sequence MTTATPVKTEYEAIIGLETHCQLSTNTKIFSNSSTAFGADPNTNIDPVCMGLPGVLPVLNAKVLEYAVKTGLALNCQIAKYSKFDRKQYFYPDLPKNYQISQYDLPIAEHGWIEIELVDDTGNPSRKRIGITRLHMEEDAGKLVHAGSERLSGSTYSLVDYNRAGVPLVEIVSEPDLRSGQEAAEYAQELRRIVRYLGVSDGNMQEGSLRCDVNISVRPVGRKEFGTKVEIKNMNSFSAIQKAIDYEIERQIAAIEAGERIIQETRLWEEGSQRTSSMRVKEGSSDYRYFPEPDLSPIQVSEQQLKTWLSELPELPAQKRHHYESELGLSAYDARVLTEDSSVADYFESSIKSGANPKAAANWITQDIAAYLNKQKLTIAEIALTPANLADVITRIETGKISNAQAKEKLSDLLSGITPEQAFAGQELISDPTVLEPIIDEIIAANTQQLEKYRAGNTNLKGFFVGQVLKKTGKRADPKLTNELLEKKLNA encoded by the coding sequence ATGACAACTGCTACACCCGTAAAAACTGAATATGAAGCGATTATAGGTTTAGAAACCCATTGTCAACTCAGTACCAACACCAAAATTTTTTCCAATAGTTCCACCGCATTTGGTGCTGACCCCAATACTAATATCGACCCGGTATGTATGGGTTTACCAGGGGTTTTACCCGTGCTTAACGCCAAAGTTCTAGAATATGCTGTCAAAACTGGTTTGGCGCTAAATTGTCAAATCGCTAAATATAGCAAATTTGACCGTAAACAGTATTTTTATCCTGACTTACCCAAAAACTACCAAATTTCTCAATATGACTTACCTATAGCTGAACACGGTTGGATAGAAATTGAATTGGTAGATGATACTGGCAACCCAAGCCGCAAACGTATTGGCATTACCCGCTTACACATGGAAGAGGATGCGGGAAAACTCGTACACGCAGGGAGTGAGAGGCTTTCTGGTTCTACCTATTCTCTGGTAGATTACAATCGCGCAGGTGTTCCCTTGGTGGAAATTGTTTCTGAACCTGACTTGCGTTCTGGACAAGAAGCGGCTGAATATGCTCAAGAATTACGCCGGATTGTGCGCTATCTTGGTGTCAGTGATGGCAATATGCAGGAAGGTTCTCTGCGTTGTGATGTAAATATTTCTGTTCGTCCTGTGGGAAGAAAGGAATTTGGGACGAAGGTAGAAATCAAGAATATGAACTCTTTTAGTGCTATCCAAAAGGCGATAGACTATGAAATTGAGCGTCAAATTGCAGCAATTGAAGCTGGGGAAAGAATTATTCAAGAAACTCGTTTGTGGGAAGAAGGTTCCCAACGGACAAGTAGTATGCGGGTTAAGGAAGGTTCTAGTGATTATCGGTATTTCCCCGAACCAGATTTATCACCAATTCAGGTGAGTGAGCAACAATTAAAAACTTGGTTGAGTGAGTTACCGGAATTACCAGCACAAAAACGCCATCATTATGAAAGTGAGTTGGGTCTTTCAGCTTATGATGCACGAGTCTTGACAGAAGATAGTTCAGTGGCTGATTATTTTGAAAGTTCCATCAAATCTGGTGCAAATCCTAAAGCTGCTGCTAACTGGATTACCCAAGATATTGCTGCTTACCTGAATAAGCAAAAACTCACTATTGCAGAAATTGCTTTAACTCCCGCTAATCTTGCTGATGTGATTACTCGCATTGAAACTGGTAAAATTAGCAACGCTCAAGCAAAGGAAAAACTCTCAGATTTACTGAGTGGTATTACTCCTGAGCAAGCTTTTGCAGGTCAAGAGTTAATTAGTGATCCTACTGTTCTAGAACCTATCATAGATGAAATCATAGCCGCTAATACTCAACAATTAGAAAAGTATCGTGCTGGTAATACTAACCTCAAAGGTTTCTTTGTCGGACAAGTATTGAAAAAGACTGGTAAACGTGCTGATCCAAAACTGACTAATGAATTGCTGGAAAAGAAACTTAATGCTTAG
- a CDS encoding carbonic anhydrase: MILFTAVFSPQVLAEEKAPHWSYGGAANPTKWSQISTEFAMCELGRDQSPINIDDAVQGTPINIEFNYKPTPLSVVNNGHTVQVNYKSGSTININGEKYELLQFHFHTPSEHTISGKASALELHLVHRNGKGQLAVVGVMMAKGTTNPLIEQIWKHIPAAGKNNIVQNSTISAANLLPKNKAYFSYTGSLTTPPCSESVKWNVLAEPIQVSEEQIEAFQNLYQVNARPVQPINGRRIEFHG, translated from the coding sequence TTGATATTATTTACCGCTGTATTTTCTCCACAAGTCTTAGCTGAAGAAAAAGCGCCACACTGGAGTTATGGAGGTGCAGCTAATCCCACTAAATGGAGCCAAATCAGTACTGAGTTTGCGATGTGTGAACTAGGAAGAGATCAATCTCCCATTAATATTGATGATGCTGTCCAAGGAACTCCTATAAATATAGAGTTTAACTATAAACCGACACCTTTATCAGTAGTTAATAACGGTCACACTGTGCAAGTGAATTACAAATCAGGTAGCACTATCAATATCAACGGTGAGAAATATGAACTCCTTCAGTTTCATTTCCACACACCAAGTGAACATACTATTAGTGGCAAAGCATCGGCTTTAGAACTGCACTTGGTACACCGCAATGGAAAAGGGCAACTAGCAGTTGTTGGAGTCATGATGGCAAAAGGCACAACTAACCCCTTAATTGAGCAGATTTGGAAGCATATTCCGGCTGCGGGGAAAAACAATATTGTTCAAAATTCCACCATTAGCGCTGCCAATTTATTACCTAAGAATAAAGCTTATTTCAGTTATACTGGTTCACTGACTACGCCACCATGCAGCGAAAGCGTTAAATGGAACGTCCTGGCAGAACCTATTCAAGTTTCAGAAGAGCAAATTGAAGCTTTCCAAAATCTATATCAAGTAAATGCTCGTCCAGTGCAACCCATCAATGGTAGAAGGATTGAATTTCACGGATAA
- the speB gene encoding agmatinase SpeB, translating into MSNQIQDYNPSGIAEMNGNLLGLPYDYESANLIIFAVPWEVTVSYGAGTANGPQRILDASFQIDLFDFDNPDGWKQGIFMVEIPQDILEKNHYYRQQAAKIIERQAEGKPLTNTPDLTPVLTEINQAGEQLNQWLFQHCQTAMNQGKKVAVIGGDHSSPLGYFQALAAKYESYGILHIDAHADLRDSYEEFEFSHASIMFNAMKIPQISKLVQVGLRDICQDEVDIINDSNGRIIAYYDHAIKQKLYSGNTWIDICREIINHLPENVYISFDVDGLDPKLCPNTGTPVPGGLELEQAYCLFRELVNSGRKIIGFDLCEVGDAEWDGNVGARIVYKLANLLNLSQKNSTYGN; encoded by the coding sequence ATGAGTAATCAAATTCAAGACTACAACCCCAGCGGTATAGCTGAAATGAATGGTAATTTACTGGGTTTACCTTATGATTACGAGTCTGCAAACTTGATTATCTTTGCCGTACCTTGGGAAGTTACAGTTTCCTATGGGGCGGGTACTGCTAACGGGCCACAACGGATTTTAGATGCGTCATTCCAAATAGATTTATTCGATTTTGATAATCCTGATGGTTGGAAGCAGGGAATTTTTATGGTGGAAATTCCCCAAGATATTTTAGAAAAAAATCATTACTATCGTCAACAAGCAGCCAAAATTATCGAAAGACAAGCAGAAGGTAAACCGCTAACAAATACACCTGATTTAACACCTGTACTAACAGAAATTAATCAAGCAGGTGAACAGTTGAATCAATGGTTGTTTCAACATTGCCAAACAGCGATGAATCAGGGTAAAAAAGTTGCTGTCATTGGTGGTGATCATAGCTCACCTTTGGGTTATTTCCAAGCCTTAGCTGCTAAATATGAGAGTTATGGAATTCTGCACATTGACGCACACGCAGATTTGCGCGACTCTTATGAGGAATTTGAATTTTCCCATGCGTCGATTATGTTCAATGCGATGAAAATACCGCAAATTTCTAAGTTAGTGCAAGTAGGTTTGCGGGATATTTGTCAAGATGAAGTTGATATAATCAATGATTCTAATGGGCGGATTATAGCTTATTATGATCATGCGATTAAACAAAAGTTATATTCTGGAAATACTTGGATTGATATATGTCGAGAAATTATCAATCATTTACCTGAAAATGTTTATATTAGCTTTGATGTGGATGGGTTAGATCCTAAACTGTGTCCAAATACTGGAACTCCGGTTCCTGGGGGATTGGAATTAGAACAAGCTTATTGTTTGTTTAGGGAATTGGTAAATAGCGGTAGAAAAATTATTGGTTTTGATTTGTGTGAAGTCGGTGATGCTGAGTGGGATGGTAATGTTGGTGCGAGGATAGTTTATAAGTTGGCGAATTTATTGAATTTATCCCAGAAAAACAGTACTTACGGAAATTAA
- a CDS encoding alpha/beta fold hydrolase, with product MLHYIKTSSLNIAYHSYGESDAQPILLLHGWPDDALTWNAIIPALVSANYRCITPFLRGFGMTHFLDSQTLRSGQLAALGQDLIEFIEALKISSVHLVGHDWGARIAYNVAALRPEFVLSLTTLSVGYGTNNPDQILSFEQVQQYWYQWFFATERGRVTLKANRRSFTRQLWQLWCPLWHFSETEFETTAQSFDNPDWIDITIDSYRNRWGISPNDPHYDSIHQKLMAAPKIDVPTTVLHGGSDGATLPETSANKEQFFLRDYKRFVIPDVGHFIQREAPQTVIEAVLARVQSII from the coding sequence ATGCTCCATTACATTAAAACATCAAGTCTCAATATCGCTTATCACAGCTATGGTGAAAGTGATGCACAACCTATACTTCTTCTGCATGGCTGGCCTGATGATGCACTTACTTGGAATGCAATCATCCCAGCTTTGGTGAGTGCAAACTATCGTTGTATCACACCATTTCTGAGAGGTTTTGGTATGACACATTTTCTTGATTCTCAAACTTTGCGTAGCGGACAACTTGCAGCCTTGGGACAAGACCTAATTGAGTTTATTGAAGCTTTAAAAATTAGTTCTGTACATCTGGTAGGTCATGATTGGGGCGCACGCATTGCCTATAATGTAGCTGCTCTGCGCCCTGAATTTGTACTTAGTCTAACTACATTATCTGTAGGTTACGGAACCAATAATCCTGATCAGATACTATCCTTTGAACAGGTACAACAATATTGGTATCAGTGGTTTTTTGCAACGGAGCGTGGACGTGTAACCCTTAAAGCTAATAGACGCAGTTTTACACGCCAGTTATGGCAATTGTGGTGTCCTTTGTGGCATTTTAGTGAAACTGAGTTTGAGACGACTGCACAATCATTTGATAACCCAGACTGGATTGATATTACAATTGACTCGTACCGCAATCGCTGGGGTATCTCTCCCAATGACCCTCACTACGATTCTATTCACCAAAAACTGATGGCTGCACCTAAAATTGATGTTCCAACCACAGTACTACATGGTGGATCTGATGGTGCAACATTGCCAGAAACTAGTGCGAATAAAGAACAATTTTTTCTAAGAGACTATAAGCGATTTGTAATACCGGATGTTGGACATTTTATCCAACGGGAAGCACCGCAGACAGTAATTGAAGCTGTACTTGCTCGTGTACAAAGTATAATTTAA
- the argJ gene encoding bifunctional ornithine acetyltransferase/N-acetylglutamate synthase produces MGDWREITGGVTAARGYRAAGITAGLKPSGLPDLALILSDADAIAAGVFTTSHVKAACVDYCRQRLQAKHSARAILCNAGQANAATGSQGVKDALESADLLAKELGISPEAILLASTGVIGQRIKMDILRGGIPKVVAALSETGSDAAAGAIITTDLVTKSIALETTIGDRPVRIGGIAKGSGMIHPNMATMLAFVTCDAAVAPTLWQQMLTRAADRSFNSITVDGDTSTNDSLIALANGQSRTPAITEMGAEAERLEAMLTAVCQHLAKAIARDGEGATCLVEVQVTGAQDETAARQIAKTIAGSSLVKSAIFGRDPNWGRIAGAAGRAGVPFEQDNLQIKLGDFLLFENGQPLPFDKAAASAYLKKAASGAYLKEDTVLISVSVGNGHGTGQAWGCDLSYDYVKINAEYTT; encoded by the coding sequence ATGGGAGACTGGCGGGAAATTACTGGTGGGGTGACAGCAGCTAGAGGATATCGAGCAGCGGGAATCACGGCCGGACTTAAACCTTCAGGATTGCCGGATTTGGCGTTAATATTGTCAGATGCAGATGCGATCGCTGCCGGTGTGTTCACAACTAGTCATGTTAAAGCTGCTTGTGTGGACTATTGCCGTCAACGTTTGCAAGCTAAACATAGTGCTAGAGCTATATTATGCAACGCTGGACAGGCTAATGCAGCGACAGGTAGCCAAGGTGTAAAAGATGCTCTGGAAAGTGCTGATTTATTAGCTAAAGAATTGGGTATTTCCCCAGAAGCGATTTTACTGGCTTCCACAGGGGTAATTGGTCAAAGAATTAAAATGGATATACTGCGTGGTGGTATACCCAAGGTGGTAGCAGCACTTTCAGAAACAGGCTCAGATGCTGCGGCTGGAGCAATTATCACCACTGATTTAGTCACAAAATCAATTGCTCTAGAAACAACTATAGGCGACCGTCCCGTCAGAATTGGCGGTATTGCCAAAGGTTCGGGAATGATACACCCCAACATGGCCACCATGCTGGCATTTGTCACCTGTGATGCGGCCGTTGCACCCACGCTTTGGCAACAAATGCTAACCAGAGCAGCAGATAGAAGTTTCAATTCTATTACGGTTGATGGTGATACCAGCACAAATGATAGCTTAATTGCTTTAGCAAATGGTCAATCTCGCACCCCAGCAATTACAGAAATGGGTGCAGAAGCAGAAAGATTAGAAGCCATGCTAACAGCAGTATGCCAGCATTTAGCGAAAGCGATCGCACGTGACGGAGAAGGTGCAACCTGCTTAGTAGAAGTGCAAGTCACCGGCGCACAAGATGAAACAGCAGCACGACAAATCGCCAAAACCATCGCTGGGTCTTCTTTAGTCAAATCTGCAATCTTTGGACGTGACCCCAATTGGGGACGTATCGCCGGCGCTGCTGGACGTGCTGGAGTACCCTTTGAACAAGATAATTTGCAAATTAAATTAGGCGATTTCTTACTTTTTGAAAATGGTCAACCGTTACCTTTTGATAAAGCCGCAGCTAGTGCATATTTAAAAAAAGCAGCATCAGGTGCGTATCTGAAAGAAGATACAGTATTAATTTCGGTCAGCGTTGGTAATGGTCACGGCACAGGTCAAGCATGGGGTTGTGATTTGAGTTACGACTATGTGAAAATTAACGCCGAATATACAACTTGA
- a CDS encoding VOC family protein: MQKTLFHLAFPVTDITKTKAYYVDALGCISGRENPHALILNLYGHQLVAHVTQELTPQRGIYPRHFGLIFTDKQDWQQLLDRAQIKQLTFREEAKNRFVGSPLEHNTFFLEDPFYNLMEFKYYRYPEAIFGSSEHILIGET, encoded by the coding sequence ATGCAAAAAACCTTATTTCATCTCGCTTTTCCTGTTACTGATATTACCAAAACTAAAGCCTATTATGTTGATGCTTTGGGCTGTATAAGCGGAAGAGAAAACCCCCATGCCCTGATTCTCAATCTCTATGGTCATCAACTTGTAGCCCACGTTACTCAAGAATTAACACCCCAAAGAGGTATTTATCCTCGACATTTTGGGTTAATTTTTACAGATAAGCAAGATTGGCAGCAATTGCTAGATAGGGCGCAAATAAAACAACTAACTTTTAGAGAAGAAGCCAAAAACCGCTTTGTTGGTTCTCCTTTAGAGCATAATACTTTTTTTTTAGAAGATCCTTTTTATAATTTAATGGAATTTAAGTATTATCGCTATCCAGAGGCGATTTTTGGGAGTTCTGAGCATATTCTGATTGGCGAAACTTAA